A genomic region of Serratia fonticola contains the following coding sequences:
- a CDS encoding DUF2474 domain-containing protein: MREKTMNNSTSAIPLWKRIGWLLVIWSASVLGLFLVASLFRLLMSAAGMKPE, encoded by the coding sequence ATGAGGGAAAAAACGATGAATAATTCCACCTCTGCGATCCCGTTGTGGAAACGTATCGGCTGGTTGCTGGTGATCTGGAGTGCCAGCGTACTGGGGCTGTTTTTGGTCGCCTCGCTGTTCCGATTGCTGATGAGTGCCGCCGGGATGAAACCGGAATAA
- the cydB gene encoding cytochrome d ubiquinol oxidase subunit II, giving the protein MGIDLPLIWFVIIVFSTMMYVVMDGFDLGIGILFPWVKDSRDRDVMMNTVAPVWDGNETWLVLGGAALFGAFPLAYAVILDALAIPLTLMLFGLIFRGVAFEFRFKAKAEKRHIWDKAFIWGSVFATFSQGVVVGAIINGFPVEGRAYAGGALDWLTPFALFCGLGLVVTYALLGCTWLVMKTAGDLQARMYRLTTPLLVTLLLILLVVSAWTPIAHPTIAHRWFSLPNIFWLLPVPLLVLFSAWGIRHGVRHNAHYSPFLLTLLLVFLGLSGLGISIWPLLIPPAITLWQAAAPLQSLGFMLVGALFIIPIILVYTFWSYYVFRGKVSHEQGYH; this is encoded by the coding sequence ATGGGTATCGATCTTCCGCTGATCTGGTTTGTGATCATCGTGTTCAGCACCATGATGTACGTGGTGATGGACGGCTTTGATCTGGGTATCGGCATCCTGTTTCCCTGGGTGAAGGACAGCCGCGACCGGGACGTGATGATGAATACTGTCGCACCGGTGTGGGACGGCAACGAAACCTGGCTAGTGCTTGGTGGTGCGGCGTTGTTTGGCGCCTTCCCATTAGCCTATGCCGTGATCCTCGATGCATTGGCCATTCCGTTAACCCTGATGCTGTTTGGTCTGATCTTCCGTGGCGTGGCTTTTGAGTTTCGCTTTAAGGCAAAAGCAGAAAAGCGCCATATCTGGGATAAGGCCTTTATCTGGGGATCTGTTTTCGCCACCTTCAGCCAAGGTGTCGTCGTCGGGGCCATTATTAACGGTTTCCCGGTAGAGGGCCGCGCCTATGCCGGGGGAGCCCTCGATTGGCTGACCCCGTTCGCTCTGTTTTGTGGTTTGGGCCTGGTGGTGACCTATGCTCTGCTGGGTTGTACCTGGCTGGTGATGAAGACCGCTGGCGATCTGCAGGCTCGCATGTACCGGCTGACCACTCCGCTGCTGGTCACTCTGTTACTGATCCTGCTGGTGGTCAGTGCCTGGACGCCGATCGCGCATCCGACGATCGCTCACCGCTGGTTCAGCCTGCCCAACATTTTCTGGCTACTACCGGTACCGCTGTTGGTGTTGTTCAGTGCCTGGGGAATTCGGCACGGTGTGCGCCACAATGCCCATTACTCGCCGTTCCTGCTGACGCTGCTGCTGGTCTTCCTGGGCCTGAGCGGCCTGGGGATCAGTATCTGGCCATTGCTGATACCGCCTGCCATCACCCTATGGCAGGCAGCAGCTCCGCTGCAGAGTTTGGGTTTTATGCTTGTTGGCGCACTGTTCATTATCCCGATTATCCTGGTGTACACCTTCTGGAGCTACTACGTGTTCCGCGGCAAGGTGAGCCATGAACAGGGGTATCACTGA
- a CDS encoding cytochrome ubiquinol oxidase subunit I, producing the protein MLGLDALELARIQFAFTVSFHIIFPAITIGLASYLAVLEGLWLKTGNQVYRDLYHFWSKIFAVNFGMGVVSGLVMAYQFGTNWSFFSEFAGSITGPLLTYEVLTAFFLEAGFLGVMLFGWNRVGPGLHFFATCMVALGTLISTFWILASNSWMQTPQGHEIINGVVVPVDWFKVIFNPSFPYRLLHMTTAAFLSSAFFVGASAAWHLLRGRDTPALRKMLSMALWMALIVAPLQAFIGDAHGLNTLKYQPAKIAAIEGHWENPPGEATPLILFGWPDMQREETRFKLEIPYLGSLILTHSLTEQVPALKSFPPQDRPNSTVVFWSFRIMVALGMLMILAGVWSLWLRWRGGLYQSKPFLYFILWMGPSGLIALLAGWFTTEIGRQPWVVYGLQRTKDAVSAHGDMHMSISLLAFIVVYCSVFGVGYSYMMRLIRKGPQTHEGEEPSGQGTPSRPLSAVNDTLDDRS; encoded by the coding sequence ATGTTAGGCCTTGATGCATTAGAACTCGCCCGGATTCAGTTTGCTTTCACTGTTTCATTTCATATCATCTTTCCAGCAATCACCATTGGCCTAGCCAGTTACCTGGCAGTGCTGGAAGGGTTGTGGTTGAAAACGGGCAATCAGGTTTACCGGGATCTGTACCACTTCTGGTCGAAAATCTTTGCCGTCAATTTCGGCATGGGGGTCGTTTCCGGTTTAGTCATGGCCTATCAGTTCGGCACCAACTGGAGCTTTTTCTCCGAGTTTGCCGGCAGTATTACCGGCCCGCTGCTGACCTATGAAGTGTTGACGGCTTTCTTCCTGGAGGCTGGTTTCCTCGGCGTGATGCTGTTCGGCTGGAACCGCGTTGGCCCGGGCCTGCACTTCTTTGCCACCTGCATGGTCGCGCTCGGCACGCTGATTTCTACATTCTGGATCCTGGCGTCCAACAGTTGGATGCAGACCCCGCAGGGGCATGAGATCATCAACGGCGTTGTCGTCCCGGTTGACTGGTTCAAGGTGATTTTCAACCCGTCATTCCCCTACCGGCTACTGCATATGACGACCGCCGCATTCCTGTCGTCGGCCTTCTTTGTCGGTGCCTCTGCCGCCTGGCACCTGCTGCGTGGCCGTGATACGCCAGCACTACGCAAGATGCTGTCAATGGCCCTGTGGATGGCGCTGATCGTGGCACCGCTTCAGGCGTTTATCGGCGACGCACACGGCTTGAACACGCTTAAATACCAACCGGCCAAAATTGCCGCCATCGAAGGTCATTGGGAAAACCCACCGGGAGAAGCGACCCCACTGATCCTGTTCGGCTGGCCGGACATGCAGCGTGAAGAGACCCGTTTCAAGCTGGAGATCCCTTACCTGGGCAGCCTGATCCTCACCCACAGTCTTACCGAGCAGGTTCCGGCGTTGAAATCCTTCCCGCCGCAGGATCGGCCTAACTCAACGGTGGTGTTCTGGTCATTCCGCATCATGGTGGCGCTGGGCATGCTGATGATCCTGGCGGGCGTCTGGAGCCTGTGGTTGCGCTGGCGCGGTGGGCTTTATCAGTCGAAACCTTTCCTGTACTTCATTTTGTGGATGGGGCCATCGGGATTGATCGCCTTGCTGGCCGGTTGGTTCACCACCGAGATTGGTCGTCAACCTTGGGTTGTCTACGGCCTGCAGCGTACCAAAGATGCCGTTTCTGCCCATGGCGATATGCATATGAGCATCAGCTTGCTGGCCTTTATTGTCGTCTACTGTTCGGTGTTCGGCGTGGGTTATTCCTACATGATGCGCCTGATCCGCAAAGGCCCGCAAACACATGAGGGAGAGGAACCCAGCGGCCAAGGGACCCCTTCCCGCCCGCTTTCAGCGGTTAACGACACGTTGGATGACAGGAGTTGA
- a CDS encoding PLP-dependent aminotransferase family protein, protein MTRYEQLAQQIREQIQNRVWRAGDKLPSLRESGKRAGLSLMTVVQSYQLLESQGWIVARPQSGYYVAARPQALPQPAQGEKLLLSEQVDINAFIFDVLQACKDPAIVPFGSAFPDATLFMQPKLARALSSVARKFTPHSSLANLPPGNDALRRHIAQRYALSGMQVAPDEIVITAGAMESLSLSLQAVTQPGDYVAIESPAFYGALQALERLRLKAVAIATHPQHGIDLDSLQHALEQYPIKACWVMTHFQNPQGASMPEENKKRLVAMLRERQISLLEDDVYGELYFSAERPLPAKALDQGGQILHCSSFSKCLAPGFRVGWVAAGRYAPQIQRLQLMSTVSTSVPTQMAIADYLLHGGYDTHLRRLRRLLAQRQSAMRQAIAHHFPPTVKVSQPDGGYFLWLELDTGQSSMALYQRALAKGISIAPGRMFTTGNHFNHCFRLNASFEWSDKLEEAIQTLAKLIRELPKED, encoded by the coding sequence ATGACCCGATATGAACAACTCGCGCAGCAGATCCGCGAACAGATCCAGAACCGGGTCTGGCGTGCGGGCGACAAGCTGCCTTCGCTGCGGGAAAGCGGCAAACGTGCCGGGCTGAGTCTGATGACGGTGGTGCAGTCGTACCAACTGCTGGAAAGTCAGGGTTGGATTGTGGCGCGGCCGCAGTCTGGCTATTACGTTGCTGCTCGTCCCCAGGCGCTTCCCCAGCCGGCCCAGGGCGAAAAACTGCTGCTCAGTGAACAGGTGGATATCAACGCCTTTATCTTTGATGTGTTGCAAGCCTGTAAGGATCCGGCGATTGTGCCCTTTGGCTCGGCCTTTCCGGATGCCACCCTGTTTATGCAGCCGAAATTGGCGCGGGCGTTAAGCAGCGTAGCGCGGAAATTTACCCCCCACAGTTCTCTGGCCAACCTGCCGCCGGGTAACGATGCTTTGCGCCGTCACATTGCCCAGCGTTATGCGTTGAGTGGAATGCAGGTTGCACCCGATGAAATTGTGATCACGGCGGGGGCAATGGAGTCACTGAGTCTTAGCCTGCAAGCGGTTACGCAACCCGGGGACTATGTGGCAATCGAATCGCCAGCCTTCTATGGTGCTTTGCAGGCGCTGGAACGCCTGCGTTTGAAAGCGGTGGCAATTGCTACCCATCCGCAACACGGCATTGACCTGGATTCATTGCAACATGCGCTGGAACAATACCCAATCAAGGCCTGCTGGGTAATGACGCATTTTCAGAACCCGCAAGGGGCGAGCATGCCGGAAGAGAATAAAAAACGGTTGGTGGCGATGTTACGCGAGCGCCAGATATCGCTACTTGAGGATGATGTTTATGGTGAGCTTTATTTCAGCGCCGAACGGCCGTTACCCGCCAAGGCGCTGGACCAGGGAGGGCAAATTCTGCACTGCTCGTCGTTCTCCAAGTGTCTGGCACCGGGGTTCCGTGTCGGTTGGGTGGCCGCAGGGCGCTATGCGCCCCAGATCCAGCGGCTGCAATTGATGAGCACCGTGTCGACCAGCGTGCCGACCCAGATGGCCATTGCCGATTATCTGCTGCATGGCGGCTATGACACCCATCTGCGCCGCCTGAGACGCCTATTGGCTCAGCGACAAAGTGCCATGCGTCAAGCCATCGCCCACCACTTCCCGCCAACGGTAAAGGTCAGCCAACCGGATGGCGGCTACTTCCTGTGGCTGGAGCTGGATACGGGGCAGTCTTCGATGGCCCTCTACCAGCGGGCGCTGGCTAAGGGCATCAGTATCGCGCCAGGCAGGATGTTTACCACCGGCAACCACTTCAACCACTGTTTTCGTCTGAACGCCTCTTTTGAGTGGAGCGACAAGCTTGAAGAGGCTATCCAGACATTAGCCAAATTGATTCGCGAGTTACCAAAGGAGGATTAA
- a CDS encoding alpha/beta hydrolase, with protein MPKKTFDPSRPMAERGVATFLDALNTSGGKPMEQMKPKEARKVLESAQRNVQVLLHDVDIEEKTIHVAGQDLLLHIVRPPRIKGKLPAFMFFHGGGWVLGDFPTHERLVRDLVYSSGAAAVFVNYTPSPEAHYPTAINQAYAATEWVAEYGEKINVDGSRLAVVGNSVGGNMATVVTLMAKEKATPALRCQILLWPVTHANFDTESYHQYAEGHFLTRNMMKWFWDHYTTDKTQRKEITASPLNATPEQLQGLPPALIQTAELDVLRDEGEAYARLLNAAGVEVTVTRYNGLIHDYGLLNPLAHIPAVHSAIHQAGRALKHYLA; from the coding sequence ATGCCCAAGAAAACCTTTGATCCCTCCAGACCCATGGCAGAACGCGGTGTTGCCACCTTTCTGGATGCTTTGAACACCAGTGGTGGCAAACCGATGGAGCAGATGAAACCGAAAGAGGCACGCAAGGTGTTGGAATCGGCACAACGCAACGTGCAGGTGTTGCTGCACGACGTTGACATTGAAGAAAAAACTATCCATGTCGCCGGTCAGGATCTCCTGCTGCATATCGTGCGGCCACCACGGATAAAGGGGAAATTGCCGGCATTCATGTTTTTCCACGGCGGAGGCTGGGTATTGGGTGACTTCCCCACGCACGAGCGACTGGTGCGTGACCTGGTATACAGTTCCGGAGCCGCCGCGGTATTTGTTAATTACACCCCCTCGCCAGAGGCCCATTACCCGACGGCGATTAATCAGGCCTATGCGGCGACAGAATGGGTGGCGGAATACGGTGAAAAAATTAACGTGGATGGCTCACGCCTGGCGGTTGTCGGTAATAGCGTTGGCGGTAATATGGCCACGGTCGTCACCCTGATGGCAAAAGAAAAAGCAACGCCTGCGCTACGTTGTCAGATCCTGTTATGGCCGGTGACCCATGCCAATTTTGATACCGAGTCATATCATCAGTATGCCGAAGGCCATTTTCTGACGCGCAATATGATGAAGTGGTTCTGGGATCACTACACCACCGATAAAACCCAACGAAAAGAAATCACCGCATCGCCGCTTAATGCCACGCCAGAGCAGTTGCAGGGGTTACCCCCCGCATTGATACAAACCGCTGAACTCGACGTGCTGCGCGACGAAGGTGAAGCCTATGCCCGGCTGTTGAATGCCGCCGGGGTTGAGGTGACGGTGACACGCTATAACGGATTGATCCACGACTACGGATTATTGAACCCACTTGCCCACATCCCGGCGGTACACTCAGCCATTCATCAGGCTGGGCGCGCATTGAAGCATTACCTGGCTTAG
- a CDS encoding aspartate aminotransferase family protein, translated as MEQPIAVTRQSFDDWMIPVYAPADFILVRGEGSQVWDQQGKAYIDFAGGIAVNALGHAHPQVKAALVEQAGKLWHLGNGYTNEPVLRLAKQLIDATFADKVFFCNSGAEANEAALKLARKYALDHHGGEKNQIVAFNNAFHGRTLFTVSAGGQPKYSQDFAPLPGGIIHSPFNDLVAAADVINERTCAVIVEPIQGEGGVLPADPQFLQGLRELCDRHGALLIFDEVQTGVGRTGHLYAYMGYGVVPDVLTTAKALGGGFPIGAMITTDTLAKTLSVGTHGTTYGGNPLATAVAGAVFSLINTPEVLNGVKQRHQWFVDGLNNINQQYPIFAEIRGGGLLIGCVLNKDYAGKAKQIIQLANEEGVIALIAGPDVVRFTPSLIIPEQDVKEGLARFARAVARICS; from the coding sequence ATGGAACAGCCAATCGCAGTTACCCGCCAGTCTTTCGATGACTGGATGATCCCGGTTTACGCACCTGCTGATTTTATTCTGGTGCGTGGAGAGGGCTCGCAGGTTTGGGATCAGCAGGGGAAAGCCTATATCGATTTTGCCGGGGGCATTGCCGTTAATGCACTTGGCCATGCCCATCCACAGGTGAAGGCAGCGCTGGTCGAACAGGCGGGCAAACTGTGGCATCTGGGCAATGGTTACACCAACGAACCGGTACTGCGCTTGGCAAAACAGCTGATTGATGCCACCTTTGCCGATAAAGTGTTTTTCTGCAACTCCGGTGCGGAAGCCAACGAAGCCGCACTGAAACTGGCGCGTAAATACGCCCTGGATCATCACGGCGGCGAGAAAAACCAGATTGTGGCCTTCAATAATGCCTTCCATGGTCGCACCTTGTTTACCGTCTCTGCCGGTGGCCAGCCAAAGTACTCACAGGATTTTGCACCGCTGCCTGGTGGCATTATCCATTCACCATTTAACGATCTGGTGGCTGCGGCTGATGTGATCAATGAGCGTACCTGTGCGGTGATCGTTGAGCCTATTCAGGGGGAAGGCGGCGTCTTGCCTGCTGATCCACAGTTCCTGCAAGGGCTCCGTGAACTGTGCGATCGCCACGGCGCATTGCTGATCTTTGATGAGGTACAAACCGGTGTTGGGCGTACCGGGCATCTGTATGCCTATATGGGATACGGCGTCGTGCCGGATGTCTTGACCACCGCCAAGGCGTTGGGCGGTGGGTTCCCGATCGGTGCAATGATTACCACCGACACATTGGCGAAAACCCTGAGTGTTGGCACCCATGGCACGACCTATGGGGGCAACCCGTTGGCGACGGCCGTTGCCGGTGCGGTGTTCTCACTGATTAATACTCCAGAAGTGCTAAACGGCGTGAAACAACGCCATCAGTGGTTTGTCGACGGGCTGAATAACATCAACCAACAGTACCCCATTTTTGCCGAGATCCGCGGTGGGGGTCTGCTCATTGGTTGCGTACTGAACAAGGATTACGCGGGTAAAGCCAAACAAATTATCCAGTTGGCGAACGAGGAGGGAGTGATAGCACTGATCGCGGGGCCGGACGTAGTGCGCTTTACGCCTTCACTGATCATTCCCGAGCAGGATGTAAAAGAAGGGCTGGCGCGGTTCGCGCGTGCTGTGGCACGAATTTGCAGCTAA
- the astA gene encoding arginine N-succinyltransferase: MMIIRPIERHDLADLLTLAGKSGIGLTSLPQNEETLSARIERALKTWQGELPKSDQCYLFVMEDTERQQVVGVSAIEVAVGLTEPWYSFRVGTQVHASKQLNVYKSVPTLFLSNDHTGHSELCTLFLDPDYRHGENGKLLSKVRFLFMAAFRQYFSRKVIAEMRGFSDENGRSPFWESVGRHFFSIEFAKADYLSGTGQKAFIAELMPKHPLYVDFLAEDAQKVIGEVHPQTAPARKVLESEGLRYQGYVDIFDGGPTLEAEIDEIRAVKRSKLVKVVLDETVMPNGATPAYLVANDNYQHYRALLVHAELHDDRLRINAEIAAALGVEQGSPVRVIKLIAQENV; this comes from the coding sequence ATGATGATTATCCGCCCTATAGAGCGTCATGACTTGGCTGATTTGCTGACGCTTGCCGGTAAGTCCGGTATCGGTCTCACTTCTTTGCCGCAGAACGAAGAGACGCTGTCGGCACGCATTGAGCGGGCGTTAAAGACCTGGCAAGGCGAACTTCCGAAAAGCGATCAGTGTTATCTTTTTGTCATGGAGGATACCGAGCGCCAGCAAGTGGTGGGCGTGAGTGCAATCGAAGTGGCAGTGGGGTTGACTGAGCCTTGGTATAGCTTCCGTGTCGGCACGCAGGTCCATGCTTCCAAGCAGCTTAACGTTTATAAATCGGTGCCCACGTTGTTTTTGAGCAACGATCATACCGGCCATTCGGAGCTGTGTACGCTGTTCCTCGATCCTGACTACCGCCATGGCGAGAACGGTAAACTGCTGTCTAAGGTTCGTTTCCTGTTTATGGCGGCGTTTCGCCAGTATTTCTCGCGAAAAGTGATCGCAGAAATGCGCGGTTTTTCCGATGAGAATGGCCGCTCCCCTTTCTGGGAAAGCGTAGGCCGCCATTTCTTTTCTATCGAGTTCGCCAAGGCGGATTATCTCAGTGGAACAGGGCAAAAGGCGTTTATCGCCGAGCTGATGCCGAAGCATCCGCTGTATGTCGATTTCCTTGCCGAAGATGCACAAAAGGTGATCGGTGAGGTTCATCCGCAAACCGCACCCGCACGCAAGGTGCTGGAGTCTGAAGGCCTGCGCTATCAGGGGTATGTCGACATCTTTGATGGTGGTCCGACGTTGGAAGCTGAAATTGACGAAATTCGTGCGGTAAAACGCAGCAAGCTGGTGAAGGTGGTGCTGGACGAGACGGTGATGCCAAACGGCGCTACCCCGGCTTATCTGGTGGCTAATGACAATTATCAGCATTATCGCGCCCTGCTGGTGCATGCCGAGCTGCATGACGATCGCCTGCGTATCAACGCCGAGATAGCGGCGGCGCTGGGTGTTGAACAAGGTAGCCCGGTGCGGGTCATCAAGCTTATTGCTCAGGAGAACGTGTAA
- the astD gene encoding succinylglutamate-semialdehyde dehydrogenase, whose amino-acid sequence MSHPALLINGVWQQGQGAEFCKTDPVDNLALWQANAANSADVAAACEAARSAFPAWARTPFEQREQLVTRFAALLEQHKQSLAETISRETSKPRWETLTEVQAMIGKVSISLQAYQTRTGVTETAMADGASVLRHRPHGVLAVLGPYNFPGHLPNGHIVPALLAGNTLVFKPSELTPLTAEVTLKLWLQAGLPDGVINLVQGGRETGEALAASTDIDGLLFTGSAGTGYQLHRQLAGQPEKILALEMGGNNALIVEQVEDCDAAVNLAVQSAFISAGQRCTCARRILVKRGPQGDAFIERLIQVAGALRVGRWDADPQPFMGGVISSAAAEKMLAAQHHLLALGGKPLLTMKSLESGSALLSPGIIDVTDVAGVPDEEYFGPLTTIIRYDDFAQAVRIANDTRYGLSVGLISPQRDQFEQLLLEARAGIVNWNKPLTGASSAAPFGGVGASGNHRPSAFYAADYCAWPMASLESASLTMPASLSPGLMFN is encoded by the coding sequence ATGTCGCATCCTGCATTGTTAATTAACGGCGTTTGGCAGCAAGGCCAGGGCGCTGAGTTCTGCAAAACCGATCCGGTGGACAACCTTGCGCTGTGGCAAGCCAATGCGGCCAATAGTGCCGATGTGGCCGCAGCCTGTGAAGCGGCACGCAGTGCTTTTCCTGCCTGGGCACGTACGCCATTTGAACAGCGTGAACAGTTGGTCACACGCTTTGCCGCTTTGCTGGAACAGCACAAGCAGTCTCTGGCAGAGACCATCAGCCGTGAAACCAGTAAGCCCCGCTGGGAAACCTTGACTGAAGTACAGGCGATGATTGGCAAGGTGAGCATTTCATTGCAGGCCTATCAAACGCGTACCGGAGTAACAGAAACGGCAATGGCTGACGGTGCTTCGGTGCTGCGCCATCGGCCGCACGGTGTGCTGGCCGTATTGGGGCCTTACAATTTCCCAGGCCACCTGCCAAATGGTCATATCGTTCCCGCGTTGCTGGCGGGGAATACCCTGGTGTTTAAACCGAGTGAACTGACCCCGTTAACGGCGGAGGTGACCTTGAAACTGTGGTTGCAGGCAGGGTTACCGGACGGAGTGATCAATTTGGTACAGGGGGGGCGTGAGACCGGTGAAGCACTGGCGGCCAGTACCGACATTGATGGGCTGCTGTTTACCGGCAGTGCCGGTACCGGTTACCAGTTGCATCGCCAGTTGGCCGGGCAGCCAGAAAAGATCCTGGCGCTGGAGATGGGTGGGAATAACGCCCTGATCGTCGAACAGGTGGAGGATTGTGATGCGGCTGTGAATCTGGCGGTCCAGTCGGCGTTTATTTCTGCCGGGCAGCGCTGTACCTGCGCACGCCGCATTCTGGTAAAACGCGGGCCGCAAGGCGACGCCTTTATCGAACGCCTGATCCAGGTGGCCGGTGCCCTGCGCGTTGGCCGTTGGGACGCCGACCCACAGCCGTTTATGGGCGGAGTTATCTCCTCGGCTGCGGCAGAAAAAATGTTGGCGGCACAGCATCACCTGTTGGCATTGGGTGGCAAACCATTATTGACCATGAAATCCCTGGAGAGCGGCAGTGCGCTGCTGAGCCCCGGCATTATCGATGTGACCGATGTGGCTGGCGTGCCAGACGAAGAGTATTTCGGCCCGCTCACCACCATCATCCGCTACGATGATTTTGCCCAGGCGGTGCGTATCGCCAATGACACGCGCTACGGCTTGTCCGTCGGGTTGATATCGCCACAGCGTGACCAGTTTGAACAACTGTTACTGGAGGCCCGCGCCGGCATTGTTAACTGGAATAAGCCGTTGACCGGTGCTTCCAGCGCGGCGCCGTTTGGCGGCGTAGGGGCCTCGGGTAATCATCGGCCAAGTGCTTTTTATGCGGCAGATTACTGCGCGTGGCCGATGGCTTCGCTGGAAAGCGCCAGCCTGACAATGCCAGCCAGTCTGTCTCCGGGCCTGATGTTTAACTGA
- the astB gene encoding N-succinylarginine dihydrolase, which produces MSGYEVNFDGLVGLTHHYAGLSFGNEASTQHRNSVSNPKLAAKQGLLKMKALADLGFQQGVLPPQERPHVPMLRKLGFNGSDESVLAQAMRTSPRLLSALSSASSMWTANAATVSPSADSADGKVHFTAANLNNKFHRAIEAETTAAVLRAIFNHERHFIHHDPLPQVALFGDEGAANHNRLGGDYARRGVQVFVYGRQEFGGESAPTRYPARQTREASEAIARLHQLNEQQTVFLQQNPAVIDQGVFHNDVIAVSNQQVLFHHQQAFLHSQQGLDQLRRKMAVLESELVAIEVPTSRVTVADAVSTYLFNSQILTKPDGKMMIVVPEESRQHQGVWQYLSEMVASGGPIDEIKVFDLRESMRNGGGPACLRLRVAMNEAELQAVNPRVMMNDTLFTTLNEWVDRYYRDRLTQDDLADPQLLREGREALDALTSILALGSVYPFQQ; this is translated from the coding sequence ATGTCAGGATATGAAGTCAATTTTGATGGGTTGGTGGGGTTGACGCATCATTATGCCGGGCTATCGTTTGGTAATGAAGCCTCGACCCAACACCGTAACAGCGTATCGAACCCAAAACTGGCGGCTAAACAAGGGTTGCTGAAAATGAAAGCCCTGGCGGATTTGGGGTTTCAGCAAGGGGTATTGCCTCCCCAGGAGCGCCCTCATGTGCCGATGCTACGCAAGCTGGGCTTCAATGGATCTGATGAGAGCGTGCTGGCGCAGGCGATGCGGACCTCACCCCGCCTGCTCTCGGCACTCAGCTCAGCCTCTTCCATGTGGACGGCCAATGCCGCGACGGTTTCGCCGTCGGCAGACAGTGCCGATGGTAAAGTCCATTTCACCGCCGCTAATCTGAATAACAAATTCCACCGCGCTATTGAAGCGGAAACCACAGCTGCCGTATTGCGCGCTATTTTTAATCATGAGCGGCATTTCATCCACCACGATCCCTTGCCACAGGTGGCACTGTTCGGGGATGAAGGTGCTGCCAACCACAACCGGTTAGGAGGGGATTACGCCAGGCGCGGTGTGCAGGTTTTTGTCTATGGCAGACAAGAATTTGGTGGCGAAAGCGCCCCGACACGTTATCCAGCCCGTCAGACGCGTGAAGCCAGTGAAGCCATTGCGCGCTTACATCAGTTGAACGAGCAGCAAACGGTATTCCTGCAGCAAAATCCGGCGGTGATCGATCAGGGCGTATTTCATAACGACGTCATCGCCGTCAGTAATCAACAGGTGTTATTCCACCATCAGCAGGCATTCCTGCATTCTCAGCAAGGGCTGGATCAGCTTCGCCGTAAGATGGCGGTATTGGAGAGCGAATTGGTGGCGATAGAGGTGCCAACCTCGCGCGTCACCGTGGCAGATGCGGTGTCAACCTACCTGTTCAACAGCCAGATCCTGACTAAACCCGATGGCAAGATGATGATTGTGGTGCCAGAAGAGTCTCGCCAGCATCAGGGCGTTTGGCAGTATTTGTCAGAAATGGTCGCCAGCGGTGGCCCGATCGATGAGATCAAGGTGTTTGACCTGCGTGAAAGCATGCGAAATGGCGGTGGTCCGGCTTGTCTGCGTCTGCGCGTGGCGATGAACGAAGCGGAATTGCAGGCGGTAAACCCGAGAGTGATGATGAACGACACGTTGTTTACCACGCTCAATGAGTGGGTCGATCGCTATTATCGTGATCGTCTGACGCAAGACGATCTGGCGGATCCACAGTTGCTGCGGGAAGGGCGTGAGGCGTTGGATGCCTTGACCTCAATTCTTGCCCTGGGCTCTGTCTATCCTTTCCAACAATAA